One region of Poecile atricapillus isolate bPoeAtr1 chromosome 8, bPoeAtr1.hap1, whole genome shotgun sequence genomic DNA includes:
- the WDR33 gene encoding pre-mRNA 3' end processing protein WDR33 isoform X1 — protein sequence MATEIGSPPRFFHMPRFQHQAPRQLFYKRPDFAQQQAMQQLTFDGKRMRKAVNRKTIDYNPSVIKYLENRVWQRDQRDMRAIQPDAGYYNDLVPPIGMLNNPMNAVTTKFVRTSTNKVKCPVFVVRWTPEGRRLVTGASSGEFTLWNGLTFNFETILQAHDSPVRAMTWSHNDMWMLTADHGGYVKYWQSNMNNVKMFQAHKEAIREASFSPTDNKFATCSDDGTVRIWDFLRCHEERILRELPKVHNVIREYIKRLLGDRGL from the exons ATGGCCACAGAAATCGGCTCCCCGCCCCGGTTCTTCCACATGCCGCGGTTCCAGCACCAGGCGCCGCGGCAGCTCTTCTACAAAAGGCCTGACTTCGCCCAGCAGCAGGCCATGCAGCAGCTCACCTTCGATGGGAAGCGCATGAGAAAAGCTGTCAACAGAAAGACCATAGACTACAATCCTTCTGTAATCAAATATTTGGAG aaTAGAGTATGGCAGAGAGACCAACGAGATATGCGAGCAATCCAGCCCGATGCAGGATATTATAATGAT tTAGTCCCTCCTATAGGAATGCTGAACAACCCTATGAATGCTGTGACAACAAAATTTGTTCGGACATCTACTAATAAAGTAAAATGCCCAGTGTTTGTTGTCAGG TGGACTCCTGAGGGGAGACGCTTGGTCACTGGTGCATCTAGTGGGGAGTTCACTTTATGGAATGGACTGACTTTCAATTTTGAAACAATATTGCAG GCTCACGACAGCCCTGTAAGGGCTATGACTTGGTCACACAATGATATGTGGATGCTGACAGCAGACCACGGGGGATATGTGAAATACTGGCAGTCCAACATGAACAACGTCAAGATGTTCCAGGCACATAAGGAGGCGATTAGAGAGGCCAG TTTCTCACCCACGGATAATAAATTTGCTACATGCTCTGACGACGGCACTGTTAGAATCTGGGACTTTCTACGTTGCCATGAGGAGAGAATTCTTCGAG AGCTGCCCAAGGTACATAATGTAATAAGAGAATATATTAAAAGGCTGCTAGGAGACAGAGGGCTGTAG
- the WDR33 gene encoding pre-mRNA 3' end processing protein WDR33 isoform X3 yields the protein MATEIGSPPRFFHMPRFQHQAPRQLFYKRPDFAQQQAMQQLTFDGKRMRKAVNRKTIDYNPSVIKYLENRVWQRDQRDMRAIQPDAGYYNDLVPPIGMLNNPMNAVTTKFVRTSTNKVKCPVFVVRWTPEGRRLVTGASSGEFTLWNGLTFNFETILQAHDSPVRAMTWSHNDMWMLTADHGGYVKYWQSNMNNVKMFQAHKEAIREASFSPTDNKFATCSDDGTVRIWDFLRCHEERILRGQPRFVCVHQCS from the exons ATGGCCACAGAAATCGGCTCCCCGCCCCGGTTCTTCCACATGCCGCGGTTCCAGCACCAGGCGCCGCGGCAGCTCTTCTACAAAAGGCCTGACTTCGCCCAGCAGCAGGCCATGCAGCAGCTCACCTTCGATGGGAAGCGCATGAGAAAAGCTGTCAACAGAAAGACCATAGACTACAATCCTTCTGTAATCAAATATTTGGAG aaTAGAGTATGGCAGAGAGACCAACGAGATATGCGAGCAATCCAGCCCGATGCAGGATATTATAATGAT tTAGTCCCTCCTATAGGAATGCTGAACAACCCTATGAATGCTGTGACAACAAAATTTGTTCGGACATCTACTAATAAAGTAAAATGCCCAGTGTTTGTTGTCAGG TGGACTCCTGAGGGGAGACGCTTGGTCACTGGTGCATCTAGTGGGGAGTTCACTTTATGGAATGGACTGACTTTCAATTTTGAAACAATATTGCAG GCTCACGACAGCCCTGTAAGGGCTATGACTTGGTCACACAATGATATGTGGATGCTGACAGCAGACCACGGGGGATATGTGAAATACTGGCAGTCCAACATGAACAACGTCAAGATGTTCCAGGCACATAAGGAGGCGATTAGAGAGGCCAG TTTCTCACCCACGGATAATAAATTTGCTACATGCTCTGACGACGGCACTGTTAGAATCTGGGACTTTCTACGTTGCCATGAGGAGAGAATTCTTCGAG
- the WDR33 gene encoding pre-mRNA 3' end processing protein WDR33 isoform X2, producing MATEIGSPPRFFHMPRFQHQAPRQLFYKRPDFAQQQAMQQLTFDGKRMRKAVNRKTIDYNPSVIKYLENRVWQRDQRDMRAIQPDAGYYNDLVPPIGMLNNPMNAVTTKFVRTSTNKVKCPVFVVRWTPEGRRLVTGASSGEFTLWNGLTFNFETILQAHDSPVRAMTWSHNDMWMLTADHGGYVKYWQSNMNNVKMFQAHKEAIREASFSPTDNKFATCSDDGTVRIWDFLRCHEERILRVKISRWPSRVLHTLCQRF from the exons ATGGCCACAGAAATCGGCTCCCCGCCCCGGTTCTTCCACATGCCGCGGTTCCAGCACCAGGCGCCGCGGCAGCTCTTCTACAAAAGGCCTGACTTCGCCCAGCAGCAGGCCATGCAGCAGCTCACCTTCGATGGGAAGCGCATGAGAAAAGCTGTCAACAGAAAGACCATAGACTACAATCCTTCTGTAATCAAATATTTGGAG aaTAGAGTATGGCAGAGAGACCAACGAGATATGCGAGCAATCCAGCCCGATGCAGGATATTATAATGAT tTAGTCCCTCCTATAGGAATGCTGAACAACCCTATGAATGCTGTGACAACAAAATTTGTTCGGACATCTACTAATAAAGTAAAATGCCCAGTGTTTGTTGTCAGG TGGACTCCTGAGGGGAGACGCTTGGTCACTGGTGCATCTAGTGGGGAGTTCACTTTATGGAATGGACTGACTTTCAATTTTGAAACAATATTGCAG GCTCACGACAGCCCTGTAAGGGCTATGACTTGGTCACACAATGATATGTGGATGCTGACAGCAGACCACGGGGGATATGTGAAATACTGGCAGTCCAACATGAACAACGTCAAGATGTTCCAGGCACATAAGGAGGCGATTAGAGAGGCCAG TTTCTCACCCACGGATAATAAATTTGCTACATGCTCTGACGACGGCACTGTTAGAATCTGGGACTTTCTACGTTGCCATGAGGAGAGAATTCTTCGAG TGAAGATAAGCAGGTGGCCCTCCAGGGTTCTTCATACCTTGTGCCAGAGGTTCTGA